The following are encoded in a window of Rubellicoccus peritrichatus genomic DNA:
- a CDS encoding PA0069 family radical SAM protein: MQPSKPTPPRGRGIASNPRNRFEQTEYIPEPDSGIHDPNNKVQTRYFEDHTSDIISRNNSPDIPFSVGVNPYRGCEHGCVYCYARPTHEYLGFSSGLDFETKIMFKPKAPELLRKALGSRRWKPEPIAMSGVTDPYQPVERSLKITRGCLEVICAARQPVALITKNALIQRDIDLLAELAKWQCVVVNISITTLDSRLGRLMEPRTASPRQRLETVSKLRAAEIPVGVMIAPVIPGLNDEEIPSIIESAASAGALWFNTVPIRLPYSVKDVFRDWLQLNFPNKYEKIVSRIKDMRGGKLNDPNLRSRMRGEGIWPEQIKALRLLGLRRAKVVPYKATLTSEHFQPPESNGQMRMNFM, encoded by the coding sequence ATGCAACCAAGCAAGCCAACTCCTCCGCGCGGGCGCGGCATAGCCTCCAATCCCCGCAATCGTTTTGAACAGACAGAATATATACCAGAACCTGACTCAGGCATCCATGACCCGAACAACAAAGTCCAAACGCGCTATTTCGAGGATCATACCAGCGACATTATCAGCCGAAACAACAGTCCGGATATTCCCTTTTCTGTTGGTGTGAATCCTTATCGTGGCTGCGAACACGGCTGTGTTTACTGTTACGCCCGCCCGACTCATGAATATCTGGGCTTCTCTTCCGGATTGGATTTTGAAACCAAAATAATGTTTAAGCCGAAAGCACCAGAACTTCTCCGCAAGGCACTTGGTTCAAGACGCTGGAAACCGGAACCCATCGCGATGAGCGGAGTCACTGATCCATATCAGCCAGTCGAACGCTCGCTGAAGATCACTCGAGGGTGCCTTGAGGTAATTTGTGCAGCACGCCAGCCCGTTGCGCTCATAACCAAGAATGCACTGATTCAAAGAGATATTGATCTGCTAGCCGAGTTGGCAAAATGGCAGTGCGTCGTTGTCAATATTTCGATCACGACACTTGATTCAAGACTTGGACGTTTAATGGAGCCGAGAACAGCCTCTCCAAGGCAACGTCTTGAGACAGTCTCGAAATTGCGTGCTGCTGAGATACCAGTTGGCGTCATGATAGCACCGGTTATTCCAGGTCTTAACGACGAGGAAATACCATCCATTATAGAATCTGCAGCAAGCGCTGGCGCTCTCTGGTTTAACACCGTTCCCATACGCCTTCCCTATTCGGTAAAGGATGTCTTTCGAGATTGGCTTCAGCTAAATTTCCCCAATAAATACGAAAAGATCGTTTCTCGTATTAAAGACATGCGCGGAGGTAAGCTTAATGATCCCAATTTAAGAAGCCGTATGCGCGGTGAAGGCATTTGGCCTGAGCAGATAAAGGCGCTGCGACTACTTGGATTGAGGCGAGCTAAAGTCGTTCCATACAAAGCAACCCTAACAAGTGAGCACT
- a CDS encoding right-handed parallel beta-helix repeat-containing protein — MNIHFKTTRWILVFILSLFAWEALVAKPLYVSVDGSDSQSGSFEQPYETIQKAVDMAEPGTAIFVRGGVYGERIAWNTSGMSDAPIVLRNYPGESVAIDGGDLVVGSGLDPLLLIEGRSHITIEGLEIRNWKTAVEGHLPVGVLIRASADGLTGCDGITLKRLKIHGIWQTFDNGSNSNNGNYFGSDAHGLAVYGNGSTAASVISNLLVHQCEVYDLKLGTSEALVLNGNISDFVISDSVVRDCNNIGIDFIGFEGTSSVESLDQARNGIISRCEVYNISTQGNPGYRTGATSYSFSAGGIYVDGGRDIVIENNRIYNCNIGCEIASEHDGKRTERVTFRSNFVYNNRDFTGLAMGGFASTGRGITADCKILNNTFWGNDSHGYNGQIHLQWDVVDCVFMNNIVVANPQTGIMIGDPSSGNTRHTGNIYNYNAYYNTGDQSSIWNRNGVGRNFSQWKNDVGGDANSTDDVDPLFVDAENADLHLQDISPLRNAGSMVGIYVGIWDIDGENRVAGSTVDIGADEVSSQLEVPLPEAFILPHDGILSIEVDTFVAYRYQMRTSINPEGTWHDVTDESIWGNGTRQAFDLPIELIGEAPLFFSINASSL; from the coding sequence ATGAATATTCACTTTAAAACAACACGATGGATCTTAGTGTTCATTTTATCGCTATTCGCCTGGGAGGCTTTAGTTGCGAAACCATTATATGTTTCTGTCGATGGCAGTGACAGCCAATCTGGTAGTTTTGAGCAACCATACGAGACCATCCAGAAGGCTGTGGACATGGCAGAGCCAGGGACTGCTATTTTTGTGAGGGGAGGTGTCTATGGTGAGCGCATTGCCTGGAACACTTCTGGTATGAGTGATGCTCCGATTGTTTTGCGCAACTATCCAGGAGAGTCGGTTGCAATTGACGGTGGTGATTTGGTTGTTGGATCCGGGCTGGATCCCCTGCTTTTGATCGAAGGGCGATCGCATATCACCATTGAAGGGCTGGAAATTCGAAATTGGAAGACAGCGGTTGAAGGTCACCTTCCAGTAGGAGTCTTGATCAGGGCATCAGCAGATGGTCTCACTGGATGTGATGGGATTACACTAAAACGTCTCAAGATTCATGGAATCTGGCAAACCTTCGATAACGGGTCCAATAGCAATAATGGCAATTACTTTGGTTCAGATGCGCATGGTCTTGCGGTCTATGGCAACGGTAGCACCGCCGCATCGGTGATCAGTAATCTGTTAGTTCACCAATGCGAAGTCTATGATCTAAAACTTGGAACCTCAGAGGCATTGGTCTTGAATGGAAATATAAGCGATTTCGTTATATCGGATTCAGTTGTTCGAGACTGCAACAATATCGGGATTGATTTCATTGGTTTTGAAGGGACATCTTCCGTTGAAAGTTTGGATCAGGCGAGGAACGGCATCATCTCACGGTGTGAGGTTTATAATATCAGTACTCAGGGAAATCCAGGTTATCGGACAGGAGCGACAAGTTACTCATTCAGTGCGGGAGGTATTTACGTTGATGGTGGTCGGGATATTGTGATCGAAAATAATCGAATATATAATTGCAATATTGGTTGTGAAATTGCAAGTGAGCATGATGGTAAGCGGACGGAGCGCGTCACTTTTCGAAGTAATTTCGTTTACAATAACCGAGACTTCACTGGTTTGGCAATGGGTGGGTTTGCATCAACAGGGCGTGGAATAACCGCTGACTGCAAGATTCTAAATAACACTTTCTGGGGCAATGATTCTCACGGTTATAATGGTCAGATTCATCTGCAATGGGATGTCGTCGACTGTGTTTTTATGAATAACATTGTAGTGGCTAATCCTCAAACTGGAATTATGATTGGTGATCCGAGTAGTGGGAACACGCGGCATACGGGTAATATTTACAACTATAACGCTTATTACAATACTGGCGATCAGAGTTCGATTTGGAATCGTAATGGAGTTGGACGCAATTTTAGCCAGTGGAAAAACGATGTAGGCGGTGATGCTAATTCCACAGATGACGTTGATCCTCTGTTTGTTGATGCCGAGAATGCAGACTTGCATCTTCAGGACATTTCACCCTTGAGGAATGCCGGAAGTATGGTCGGCATTTATGTAGGCATATGGGATATTGATGGCGAAAATCGTGTTGCTGGATCTACAGTCGATATTGGCGCGGATGAAGTATCGAGCCAACTGGAAGTGCCTTTGCCGGAGGCATTCATTTTGCCACATGATGGTATTCTTTCAATCGAAGTGGATACTTTTGTGGCCTATCGTTACCAGATGAGGACATCAATTAACCCTGAAGGCACTTGGCATGATGTGACCGATGAAAGTATTTGGGGAAATGGGACACGCCAGGCATTTGATTTGCCAATTGAGTTGATCGGAGAGGCGCCACTCTTCTTTTCTATCAATGCATCATCATTGTGA